The Toxorhynchites rutilus septentrionalis strain SRP chromosome 3, ASM2978413v1, whole genome shotgun sequence genome includes a region encoding these proteins:
- the LOC129776953 gene encoding uncharacterized protein LOC129776953 has product MDTSVEDLNESMTDVIERAEAYLSAHSSLSNRNTLDQSIENLFDSTITERSFETAHETSDCSEAHTSSNENPRNIAKNDSATFNRVSITATGNSRPEQEEIEVLSDDSDDTVLYNVVHEEAPNPQRNGDADNDDCIVTAETNREPIPTVATIDLSSTIDENMETLSRQRRRNRRRRLDINVPIVESITLDDSISDMQPYSHEPGNAGGIVYSSPPKRTKTTAVDLESSSEGGASSNSIICPICFDSIFKKDPSSTICGHLFCYSCISQEIQLRKKCPLCKRKLTRAQVHPIYFS; this is encoded by the coding sequence ATGGATACAAGCGTCGAAGACTTGAATGAAAGCATGACTGATGTGATCGAGCGCGCAGAAGCTTATCTATCAGCACATTCCAGTCTTTCGAACCGAAATACGTTAGATCAATCAATTGAAAACCTGTTCGATAGTACAATCACCGAAAGATCATTCGAGACAGCCCATGAAACATCAGATTGTTCAGAAGCTCACACTAGTAGCAACGAAAATCCTAGGAATATTGCAAAAAATGACAGTGCAACTTTCAATAGAGTTTCGATCACCGCAACTGGAAATAGTCGTCCCGAACAAGAGGAGATTGAAGTACTAAGTGATGATTCGGATGATACCGTTTTGTATAATGTAGTTCACGAAGAAGCACCAAATCCACAACGGAATGGAGATGCAGACAATGATGATTGCATTGTAACAGCGGAGACAAACCGGGAACCCATTCCAACGGTTGCAACTATAGATCTAAGTTCAACCATTGACGAAAATATGGAAACGCTCTCCAGGCAGAGAAGGAGGAATCGACGTAGGAGACTGGATATTAATGTACCAATTGTGGAGTCAATTACTCTTGATGATTCAATTAGCGATATGCAGCCATATAGTCATGAACCAGGAAACGCTGGAGGAATCGTTTATAGTTCTCCACCTAAGCGCACTAAGACAACTGCAGTAGACCTGGAATCCTCTTCGGAAGGCGGAGCCTCATCCAACTCGATTATCTGCCCGATTTGTTTTGATTCAATATTCAAGAAAGATCCGTCGTCAACCATCTGTGGGCATCTTTTTTGTTATTCTTGTATCAGTCAGGAAATTcaactgagaaaaaaatgtcCATTGTGCAAAAGGAAGTTGACACGGGCTCAGGTACACCCGATATATTTTAGTTAA